Proteins encoded together in one Ciconia boyciana chromosome 25, ASM3463844v1, whole genome shotgun sequence window:
- the LGI3 gene encoding leucine-rich repeat LGI family member 3 gives MELRRGRRMLRGQLSALLLLALAWLWLPAGGRRPPRPPPCPPSCSCTRDTAFCVDSKAVPRNLPPEVISLTMVNAAFTEIREAAFAHIPSLQFLLLNSNKFTLIGDNAFAGLSHLQYLFIENNDIQALSKATFRGLKSLTHLSLANNNLQTLPRDLFKPLDILSDLDLRGNTLACDCKIKWLVEWLESTNTTVPAVFCSSPGQFEGQRIRDLALGDFQCITTDFVVHQVLPFQSVSAEPFTYASDLYIALAQPGASSCTVLKWDYVERKLRDFDRIPAHSAVHCKPIVAQNQLYVVVAQLFGGSYIYRWDTAVDKFIKIQDIDSQKTRKPNDIEAFQIEGDWYFVIADSSKAGSTSLYRLNQNGFYSHQALHAWHRDTDVEYVENDGKPRLIISSSSQAPVIYQWSRAQKQFTPQGEVGEMLDVQMVKHFRVKRDQFLCLSRYIGDSKVVRWEGQRFVELQTLPSRGSMVMQPFLVEQRQYLALGSDFSFTHVYLWEEEKQKFVKFQELSVQAPRAFRYVPAADVQLLLAPSFKANTLVYRHVVVDLSL, from the exons ATGGAGCTGCGGCGCgggaggaggatgctgaggGGCCAGCTCTccgctctcctcctcctcgccttGGCCTGGCTCTGGCTACCGGCGGGGGGTCGGCGGCCCCCCCGGCCACCCCCTTGCCCCCCGAGCTGCTCCTGCACCCGAGACACAGCTTTCTGCGTGGACTCCAAAGCCGTGCCCAGGAACCTGCCCCCCGAGGTCATCTCGCT GACAATGGTGAACGCAGCCTTCACGGAGATCCGAGAGGCAGCCTTCGCCCACATCCCCTCGCTGCAGTTCCT CCTGCTCAACTCCAACAAGTTCACGCTGATCGGGGACAACGCCTTTGCCGGCCTCTCACATCTCCAGTACCT GTTCATCGAGAACAACGACATCCAGGCGCTCTCGAAGGCCACTTTCCGTGGGCTCAAGTCCCTGACCCACCT GTCCTTGGCCAACAACAACCTGCAGACACTGCCCCGGGACCTCTTCAAGCCACTGGACATCCTCAGCGACCT GGACCTGCGGGGTAACACGCTGGCCTGCGACTGCAAGATCAAGTGGCTGgtggagtggctggagagcaccAACACCACGGTCCCCGCCGtcttctgcagcagccctgggcagtTCGAGGGCCAGCGGATCCGGGACCTGGCACTCGGTGACTTCCAGTGCATCACCACGG ACTTCGTGGTGCACCAGGTTCTGCCCTTCCAGTCGGTGTCGGCTGAGCCCTTCACCTACGCCAGCGACCTGTACATCGCCCTGGCACAGCCCGGCGCCAGCAGCTGCACCGTCCTCAAATGGGACTACGTGGAGCGCAAGCTGCGCGACTTCGACCGCATCCCCG CTCACTCGGCGGTGCACTGCAAGCCCATCGTGGCTCAGAACCAGCTGTACGTGGTGGTGGCCCAGCTCTTCGGCGGCTCCTACATCTACCGCTGGGACACGGCCGTGGACAAGTTCATCAAGATCCAAGACATCGACAGCCAGAAGACCCGCAAGCCCAACGACATCGAGGCCTTCCAGATCGAAGGCGACTGGTACTTTGTCATCGCTGACAGCTCCAAGGCGGGCTCCACCAGCCTCTACCGCCTCAACCAGAACGGCTTCTACTCCCACCAAGCCCTCCACGCCTGGCACCGCGACACCGACGTGGAATACGTGGAGAACGACGGCAAACCCCGGCTGAtcatctccagcagctcccaagCCCCCGTCATCTACCAGTGGAGCCGGGCGCAGAAGCAATTCACGCCCCAGGGAGAGGTAGGGGAGATGCTGGACGTGCAGATGGTGAAGCATTTCAGGGTGAAGCGGGACCAATTCCTCTGCCTCAGCCGCTACATCGGTGACTCCAAGGTGGTGCGATGGGAAGGGCAGCGCTTCGTTGAGCTCCAGACGCTGCCGTCCCGCGGCTCCATGGTGATGCAGCCCTTCTTGGTGGAGCAGCGGCAGTACCTGGCCCTGGGCAGTGACTTCTCCTTCACCCACGTCTACCTgtgggaagaggagaagcagaaattcGTCAAGTTTCAGGAGCTATCGGTGCAGGCGCCGCGGGCTTTCCGCTACGTGCCGGCTGCCGACGtgcagctcctcctggctccCAGTTTCAAGGCCAACACGTTGGTCTACCGGCACGTGGTGGTGGACCTCAGCCTCtag
- the REEP4 gene encoding receptor expression-enhancing protein 4 yields the protein MVSWMLSRAIVLVFGMLYPAYASYKAVKTKNIREYVRWMMYWIVFALFMATETFTDLLISWFPFYYEIKMAFVIWLLSPYTRGASLLYRKFVHPTLSRKEKEIDTYITQARERSYETMVRFGKRGLNMAATAAVQAAAKSQGALAGRLRSFSMQDLRSIPDEAPVHYRDPLYLEEQESRRQLLAYSTPSASQQYESETEDEELWSDSQVSPESSPRGRDRKPLSRSHSLRAAKKTTLGKEGSSRLLRSRIRKKAAPLEQDS from the exons ATGGTGTCCTGGATGCTCAGCCGGGCGATTGT GCTGGTCTTCGGGATGCTGTACCCTGCCTATGCTTCCTACAAGGCTGTGAAGACCAAAAACATCCGGGAATAC GTCCGCTGGATGATGTACTGGATCGTCTTTGCGCTCTTCATGGCCACGGAGACCTTCACCGACCTGCTCATCTCCTG GTTTCCCTTCTACTACGAGATTAAGATGGCCTTCGTCATCTGGCTCCTCTCCCCCTACACCCGGGGGGCCAGCCTGCTCTACCGCAAATTCGTGCACCCCACGCTGTCCCGCAAGGAGAAG GAGATCGACACGTACATCACCCAGGCCAGGGAGCGCAGCTACGAGACGATGGTGCGCTTCGGCAAGAGGGGCCTCAACATGGCAGCCACGGCCGCGGTCCAGGCAGCCGCCAAG agCCAGGGCGCGCTGGCCGGGCGGCTCCGCAGCTTCAGCATGCAGGACCTGCGCTCCATCCCCGACGAGGCCCCCGTGCACTACCGGGACCCCCTGTacctggaggagcaggagagccgcaggcagctgctgg CCTACAGCACGCCCTCGGCCAGCCAGCAGTACGAGAGCGAGACGGAGGACGAGGAGCTCTGGTCGGACTCGCAGGTCTCGCCCGAGTCTTCACCCCGTGGCCGGGACCGCAAGCCCCTCTCCCGCAGCCATAGCCTGCGCGCGGCGAAGAAGACGACGCTGGGCAAAGAG ggctcttCCCGGCTCTTGCGCAGCCGGATCAGGAAGAAAGCGGCTCCGCTGGAGCAGGACAGCTAA